The Limanda limanda chromosome 13, fLimLim1.1, whole genome shotgun sequence genome has a window encoding:
- the LOC133018742 gene encoding gastrula zinc finger protein XlCGF57.1-like, producing MSAVQLLRVSVHERISAAAEDFLLQLEKEEETSPVPELRAMLTERLTAAAEEITAVFEETVEEYEDRLERSEREICRQRRLLDAVMKPETRLHRADFLQPVLSKEEVPPEQQQWSPLADQEDPEPPHIKEEQEEPWSNQEGVQLQHLEEADIKFTLTPFAVKSEEDEEKPQSSQLHQSQNEENRADCGKPEPARSSGPDGYLQPGPEDKTEDSSETEDSEDDWLETREPEGYLQPGPEDKTEDSSGTEDSEDDGMETRELQSGLNIKNDKQPLSDTRCKTDNKPFSCSECGYRFKLKSQLTQHMTIHTGEKPFSCTECGKTFRLKFTLKRHMPIHTGEKPFSCAECGKRFIEKSQLTLHMPIHTEEKSFSCSECDKSFRRKEVLAVHLTIHTGEKPFSCSECGYRSRLKHQLTAHMKTHTLEKPLSCSKCGYRCYHENSLKLHMMSHTREKPYSCSECGKTFRYNQQLNEHMMIHTGDKPFSCSECGKRFTRTTVLKTHMRVHTGENPFCCSQCDKAFKQKSELNSHMAAHTGEKPFGCNECAERFRRKNQLNVHMRIHTGEKPFSCTQCAERFRLKNQLNVHMGIHTGEKPFSCSECAKTFSLQSSLKSHMRIHTGQKPFSCSTCGKTFSLQSSLKSHMRIHTGQKPLVALSVVNDLAESPI from the exons ATGTccgccgtgcagctgctgcgggtgtcggtacatgagcggatcagcgctgccgctgaagactttctgctgcagctggagaaagaggaagaaacgTCTccagtcccggagctgagagcgatgctcaccgagcggctgaCGGCGGCAGCGGAGGAGATCACCGCTGTGTTCGAGGAAACCGTGGAAGAGTACGAAGACAGACTGGAGCGGTCCGagcgggagatctgccgccagaggaggctgctcgatgccgtgatgaaGCCCGAAAcaaggctgcacagagcag ACTTCCTGCAACCGGTGCTGAGTAAAGAAGAGGTTcctcctgagcagcagcagtggagccctcTCGCAGACCaagaggacccagagcccccccacattaaagaggaacaggaggaaccttGGTCCAACCAGGAGGGAGTGCAGCTTCAACacctggaggaggctgatatcaagttcacattgactcctttcgctgtgaagagtgaagaagacgaagagAAACCTCAGTCgtcacagcttcatcagagtcaaaatgaggagaacagagcggactgtggaaaaccagaaccagccaggagctcaggtcctgatggatatttacaaccaggtcctgaggacaagactgaagactcttctgagactgaagacagtGAAGATGATTGGTTGGAGACCAGAGAGCCTGAGGGAtatttacaaccaggtcctgaggacaagactgaagactcttctgggACCGAAGATAGTGAAGATGAtgggatggagaccagggagcTTCAGTCTggtttgaatataaaaaacgACAAACAGCCTTTAAGTGATACGAGATGTAAAACTGATAAcaaaccatttagttgctctgagtgtggttaCAGATTTAAATTAAAGTCCCAGCTAACTCAACATATGAcaattcatacaggagagaaaccatttagttgcACTGAGTGTGGCAAAACTTTTAGACTGAAGTTCACGCTGAAGAGACATATGCcaattcatacaggagagaaaccatttagttgcgctgagtgtggtaaaagatttattgAAAAGTCCCAGCTAACTCTACATATGCCAATTCATACAGAAGAGAAatcatttagttgctctgagtgtgacAAAAGTTTTAGACGAAAGGAAGTGCTGGCGGTACACTTGAcaattcatacaggagagaaaccatttagttgtTCTGAGTGTGGTTATAGATCTAGACTAAAGCACCAGCTAACTGCACATATGAAGACTCATACTTTAGAGAAACCACTTAGTTGCTCCAAGTGTGGTTATAGATGTTACCATGAAAATTCTTTAAAGTTACATATGATGAGTCACACAAGAGAAAAACCATATAGTTGTTCTGAATGTGGTAAAACATTTAGATATAACCAACAGCTGAATGAACATAtgatgattcatacaggagacaaaccatttagttgctccgagtgtggtaaaagatttacccGTACGACCGTTTTAAAGACACACATGAGAGTACATACAGGAGAGAACCCCTTTTGTTGCTCTCAGTGTGATAAAGCATTTAAACAGAAATCTGAGTTAAATTCACACATGGCAGctcatactggagagaaaccatttGGTTGCAATGAGTGTGCAGAAAGATTCAGACGTAAGAACCAGCTGAatgtacatatgaggattcatacaggagagaaaccctttAGTTGCACTCAATGTGCAGAAAGATTTAGACTTAAGAACCAGCTGAATGTACATATggggattcatacaggagagaaaccatttagttgctctgagtgtgctAAAACATTTAGCCTTCAGTCCAGTTTAAAGAgtcatatgaggattcatacaggacagaaaccatttagttgctctacGTGTGGTAAAACATTTAGCCTTCAGTCCAGTTTAAAGAgtcatatgaggattcatacaggacaGAAACCATtggttgctctgagtgtggtaaatgATTTAGCCGAAAGTCCAATTTAA